From the Manihot esculenta cultivar AM560-2 chromosome 14, M.esculenta_v8, whole genome shotgun sequence genome, the window GACCTGGTCTTCATCCAACCCTTTCTGCTGGTGTTGAAATCTTGGGCAGATTTATGGAATTCTTTCAAaattccagaatctcaggtttCTCTCTGTTCTTCTCTCTTTCACTCCTTTCCCTCTATTCCTTCTTTTGTTCTtctttaggatttttttttttcttttttcttttccttattTCTTCTCCTTGCTCCCTTGAATTTCTTTCTATTCTTTCTTTTTGCTGATTTCTGCTTGtatcttttattttccttctgAAGGTTTTCATATCCTGCATTTCAAGAAATCTGttcttgaaatttttgaaaatctCAATCCAGTATTCCATGTCTCCTTCTAGTGTTTTGACATCTATTTCTTTTCTTGGGTTTGACCAAAGAttactttcttcttcttttctactGAAACTCTATTCTTGAAATTCTTGAATCATAGAAGTACAATCTTTGGTACAAATGTTTCTTAACAGAGGCCATGAAATTCTAGATAGAATATCGGAACAATGAGAGTTGCTGGAACAAAGATTTGAAAAAGTAATTCAGAAAATGGAAAGATTAGAGCAGTTCAGTCAAATGGAGAAGGTTGTAGTCCTTGTTCATGAAGATCAACTTTTTGAAAACCCTAGTGAAGAATAAGATACCTTATATGAAACTTCCAAAAAGAAAGACAAGGCCTTGAGATGGAGCAGAATTTTATTGCTGATATGACTAGTGTAAATGAGGTCTATCAAGAACTTGATAATAGGGATGACCATAATTCAGATTATTCCAATCTTGAAAAAGAGAATCTAGATTCTGATGGCAATGATGGTCTGGCTGTGGATGAAGAAAGTTGTGTGGATTTGGTTGTTCTAATATTCAAGAAAATGACTCTGGCAGGAATGGTAATAAGATTCTTGCAcccaaattaaattcttttcaaATATTTGATGAGGACGTAGACTCTTCAATTCAAGATTTTTCCATCCTTCACTTTACTGAAATTCTTCATTTGGATAAATGTGATTTTAGGAGGCAGAGAAAGAATAGGGTTCCTTGGGATGCTGCAATCATttactaataaaagaaaatgagtttgaaATGAGGAGAAAACAGAGTAAGAAAATCAGGCCCTTGCTGCAGCACCTTGTTCGCTGGCTGCCACTCCAAGCAGCTGCAACATACGTTTTTCCTGAAGTCACGGAATTATATTGCATATGGAGGCAACAGTTTCATGGTTGTATTGCTGCTTTCCTTTTTCATTCTTGAGGAAAAGAATAATTTCGGGTGAATAATACAATaactactctctctctctctctccttccttcttcttttccttatgtccctcttccttctctttcttctgCAGATCTGGTGCATATGTAACAATATGCTACGGGTTAATATAGTCGTAGAGTTGTGTGATACGTATTGAAGGTTTATATGTCTATATGTTATAGCTTTGTGATTGCATTGCTGGTCAAATATAGATCCAGTTTGCTTCATTCAGAGAGTGACTTGTGCACTTGGACAAACAAACATATGGACACTTATTAGTATGAAATCGTAATGCTTGCCAAAATGTTAGAGCAATTTATGATGCATTCATTGATGTAATTTTGTATCAAAGAGAGTTTTGAACTTTATCTAATCAAATTTATTGAACAGGTGCTTGGCGACTTGGTGGAGTCTTGTATGGGTGCCATTCTTATAGACACAGGGTTCAATCTGAACTGCATCTGGAAGTTAATGCTATCATTCTTGGGTCCTGTTTTGAATTCCCCCAATGTACGACTGAATCCTTTTAGAGAACTACAAGAACTTTGTCAATCTCATAATTGGGATTTGCGGTTTCCCACATTAAAGAAGGGTAAAAGTTTTTTCGTTGAAGCAAAAGTAGATGGTAAAGATGTATGTCTTACTACTTCTGCGAGCAACTCAAACAAAAAAGAGGCTATTAGAATTGCTTCAGAGCAAATTTTTGTGAAGTTGAAGGTAGAAATTTACTTGTGCATCTATTTAATGTATTTTCCCTGTGAAAATTGCATCCATGTTGTGAATTTGTTAATATAATCTGCATGAATGAATAGGTTTATGTATGAATGGGCTTATTGTCTTGTGCCCATTTTCTTGAAATCTATAACATAATCTGCATAAGTACCAAAACTATTATACacccaatttttaattttccacACCTGGAAAAGAGCTTGCTGTGTTTGGTCATTCTGTTAGTTGATTATATTCTGCCTTCAAGTTCTCTGGTCATTACTCGTAAAAATTGTCTTAAACCAGTGATATGATCTTTTATTGTATAAGCGGTTTAATTGGCCATTTTGGTAGATGGTGTTTGAATTCTGATGTGAAGCCCATATCAACTAATTATTTTTGCTTGTCCGGACGGCTTGAAAATATATCTGAGTTATGCTAAACACTCTCAGAGAATATCACGAGGAAAAAGAAAACTTGTAATTGATTTTACATGCACCTGCATCCTAACAATTTCTAATAACCATCAACTTGGTTTGTTATATACCCATTTACCCTTTTTATCTCATTTACTTCTGATGCAGGATCGAGGATACAGTCGCAAGTCTAACTATTTGGAGGAAGTTTTAAGATCTAGCCAAAAGATGGAAGCCAAATTGATTGGATATGACGAAACCCCCATAGATATTACTGCTTCTTGTGCCAGTGATAAGGTTGAAATCTTGAAGATCCAAGAGCCTGTTGGCAGCAACTTTCACCCTAAAATTAATTCCATGAGTAAACCAGGCAATATTTGTCGGCCTGACTTTGTCGGTGCAAGTAAACAGCCCCCATCTCACTTAGCATGTGTTGGAGAGCAGCATAATGAAACTATTGCTTATCCTAGATCTGATACAGATCCACCGGCCACAGGTTTGTCATAGTTGAAATACTTGCTGGAGTGAAAAAATGTGCGGAAAGAGGATCTCACGTTACATTCATTTTTACAGATGGATCACATCATGGATCAGCAAAATCACGTTTGCATGAAATATGTGATGCTAACTGTTGGAAACCACCTTTGTTTGAATGCTGCAACGAGGAAGGACCAAGCCACTTGAAGTCGTAAGTCTCTGATCTATTTATGTTTACTTAATATGAACTCTTAACTTGGACTGATTAACTGAAATTCAAAAATCAGAATTGCAAAACTAAGGGATGAAACGTAAATAATTACAATTATCTTgtgactaaatagtaatttaatcTGAAATTGCTGATGGAGTAATGGATGGAAGCACTAAACGTATGacagaagcaaaaccaaggacCAAATAGTGTAATTTCTAAAATACGGAGATCAAATCATTGCTGGTGATAAAATCTAAAAACTAAATAGGTATTTCCCTTGACTAAACTTAGGGCTGAAGTTTGAAGCTTGATTGATATTGAGGCTTCAAATGTTCAAAGGTTTATATTTCATGGGAAGTGGTAGTTAAGTGGTGGAAATCCTTTATAATTAACTTCACATAGTCCTGCTACTAATCAGGATGTGTCTTAAAATGCTGAATTTGCAGTTTCACTTACAAGGTGGTTGTGGAAATAGAAGCACCTGATATGCTTCTGGAATGTTATGGGGCTCCCAGGATGAAAAAGAAAGCTGCTGCCGAGCATGCAGCCGAAGGGGCACTTTGGTACTTGAAACATAGCAGACGCATACTTTAAAGCGAAACGATATTGTTATTTAAACCATGCAAATGGAAAACCCATTCTTTGTCCTGCACTTTGGGCACCACCATGTAAATGTAAAATCCACAAATATGTCTAATTATAAGCCTTTTCTTTAAGATGTATAGAGAATAATCAATGACTTGAGACGTTTGCTTGTATCACGAAAAATGTGGATGTGTCTAATTGGTGAAGAAGAGCATGTCTATTTGATCAAAAGATTACCCTTGTAGTAAAGAAAtcttaaaatttgatatttttttttcagtatTTATCTGGGAAGGGGGAGAACGAATTGAGTCCTGTTTTGCCAATTCATTTACTGGGTATTTAATTACTCTTTAGAAtaatttcatttgaatttttttaaatgaccaTATTAAATTGTAAGCattatattttaatgtaaatCTAGCATAATTTAAGAATACCACAACGAAAATAACAGAATTAGCTTGtctattctttaaaaaaaaaaaaaaaaaaatacaaatagcTCGTCTAGAGTCCGCTATTGGTTGTTCTAGAGTCATTCGTCCTCGAAAATGAGTGGTTTGATGTTGAATGGTGGCTTCTGCTAGAGTGCTGGTTCGGGTTTATCAATAAATTCACCAAAATAACCTTATTACACACTGCCCCATCTTTCTACCGCAGGGTAATTTGGGGATGAAACGGAAAGAGGAGGCTAATATAAGGGGAAGAGGTAGCCAACGAACAGATCCAGCACTCGTTAGTTTAAGAATGAGGCTTTGCTCTCGGAGAGGCGGATGGGTTTTATTGGTAGGGCGGTCGCCTTCATCTCCGAATGCCTGCGGAGCCGATGATTTCCCTGTTGTTTCTGTAAAGTCAACCGCCCTATCTGTGTATATGTGTCTATATATATGCATCTtttttcatcatcatcatcttgttttttctttttctttttttgcctctgctgcttctgcttctgcttctgcttctgctttatTTACAAAACCGAATAGGAAGAGGCtgtgatgatttttttttgctGAGTGCAACAATCAGACGTTAAAGGATGCTTTGATTGTTTGGCATGGCGATATCGAGGTATTCTGTGGAGATGGCTTTTGCCTGACTTCATAGAGTCTTCTTTGTTGCAGCCACAGCCATTGCGTTCCTTTTTCTTGTCTGATAAAAGGCGAATCTGAGCCTCCACAATCTTTCCCCAAAATTCTCTTGGTCTCGCTCGGAGTTAGGTCTTGGAAGTTCGAGGATTGGAATcgaaagatattattattattattatttgtctaATTGGCGAAGAGAACACCTATTTTAGGGAAATAATGAAAAATGattttagtaaaaatattataaattgaagattattaataaaaattttaaataataacactattaatgataattttttttataacttgcatttaattaattaatcacatTACTAATcaaaagtaattaaattaaaaattagattatTTGTAAAATATTAAGTAACTAAATCAAACCTTTTTTTGAAATacgaaattattaattaaaatgtcaGAACCTACTAATCTTTTTccgttaaaaaaattatttgattcaCTTCGTGTGGCCACTTGTGAAGGTGCAGTATACCTCTTCTCGCTCCGCTAGTTTGTTGGGGTTGTTCTTTCTGGGATAATTCATTGTTGAATTGAATTAGATGAGTGGGTTTGATTTGGTCCGAATACTCATCGGaacgatttgatttgatttattaatagaattagCTGGTCCAGAGTCGGCTTAGTCAATTGTTCTAGAGTCGGTCATCCTCGAAAATTAGTAGTTTGATGTTGCGTGGTGGCTTCTGCTAGAGGGGTGGTTCGGGCTCATCAGTGAATCTGTTGGCTGATTGATTGGTTTGATTTGTGTTTATTGTTAAAAAATGACAAAAGTgctatgaaatttaaattaattatataattttaatatttattatttattctatATAGTTTTAACCGTTATTGGAGACAATTATTAACAAATAGTATCAATAGTTAAAATTGAGATAGCTAAAATATATAGACTAAAAAGTATACATACTAATATTAagagtttgattttataaataaatgaactAATATTtatctgataaaaaaaattgaagatttTGATTTTATAGATATATGAAAGATTCGATTGAGtgattaaaaatatagattaaataactaatttaataaaatataagggCCTAATCGTAATTTACTCATTtcttaattatgataaatttttgTGAAGCAGTATTCAGAACAAGAAAACGCCAACAGTTCACAAACTTTAGAAAATGCCAACACAGTTCACTCAAAAAACCTAACATCAGAAATATAATTTGTTATGAAaaaaccattttttttttcataagatATATATCATTGGTAAAGGCCATCAAGTGACAAGGAAAAGACAAAGTTCATATGATACAAGGGATTAACTCTAAAAAAACTATCTTTGATTAACTTTTTGTAAAGGAGATGCGAAGTCTGATTGTGAGCCCGACGTACCCAAGAAAAAGAGATAGACCGGAAGGATTTAGCTATATCTAACAAGTCAGAGATAATATCTTGAATACTAAGAGGAGCCGGGTTACCCCTACAGGCTTGAACTGTAATAAGAGAATCTCTTTCTATAATAGAGCGAGAGAAACCTCTATTTTTGACAAAAAGAAGTGCTTCTCGACAAGCAATGCTCTCTAATTATAAGGGGTTTGAGATCGAGGCCCACGAATGACAGTACCAGTCAATAACACTTCCAAAAGGATTACGAACAATAACTGCGGTGGCTCCTGAATTCGAATTCTTATCCCAAGCTGCATCGAAGTTAAGCTTTACAAAACCGAGATGAGGGGGTTGCCAAGAGagttgagattgatgaactaaCAGTTGTTGATCCATTTCTGATTGATGCGAGGGGAGTGGAGGGTTGGAGGTGGCTTCTCTAAAATCGTCTCGATTTCTGATTGCCAAGCTAACAGACTCTTCAGCTGATTTAGATATATGATTGAATGTGAAAGCATTCCTATCTTTCCATATTTGCCAAAGAAGGAAGGCAAAAAGTTGTATTAGACTATCTGAATCTGATTCCTGGGAAAGAACATTACAAACTTCTATCCATTTGTCCATCATTGTTGAGCTCGAAAGGTAAGAAGAACGAAGTTGCAATGGAGAATTAAACCAGACTGAGATAGCATGAGGGCATGAGAAAAAAATATGATCAATAGATTCTTTCCCTCCGCAAAAAGAGCAGGCTGGGTCTATATGTTGGATCCAATGATGAAGGAGGTCTTTACAAGGTAGCCGCTCCAAGCAAAAAAGCCATAGGAAAATCCGAAGTTTACTTGGAACATTAGTCTTCCAAAAAGACTTCCAGAAGCAAGAATTGTGAGCTGAGGAACTTGGACTCGGATTACCATTAGATTCCATAGCTGCCCGTCTACTTAAATCTTTAGCCTTCCAATAACCAGACCTGACTGAATAAACTCCGCTTTTCTCAAAGTGCTATACCAACTAATCTTCCCTAGCAAAAATACTGAGAGGAATGACTCTAATTTTCTGAACATCTGCTGGCTCAAAGTTTCGGGACAAAATAGTAGCATCCCAAAGCTTGGAAGATGGATTGATAAGCTGAACCACCCGAGTTATATCTATATCATGTCCCTCTTTAAGATGTGGCTTGCCTGGAAAAAGGAGTGGAACCCATATGTCTTCTTTGCATAATATGTTCTCTCCATTACCGACATGCCAGCGAATGCCTTGATTGAGAATTTCTCTTCCCCATAGTACACTCCTCCATCCCCATGATGCCCTGTTCCCTTGGGTTGCTTGAAGGAAGGATGAATGTGGATAATATTTACCTTTTAAAACTCTAGCCAAAAGAGAGTTAGGATTAGAGAGAATTCTCCAACCTTGTTTAGTAATTAAGGCCCTATTGAAGCTCTCCATATCTCTGAATCCTAAACCTCCTTCACCCTTTGATTCACAGAGTTTAGACCAGGCAACCCAATGGATCTTCTTTTCATTTTGCTGTTGACCCCACCAAAAATTGCTCACAATGCTATTAATTTTATCGCATAAGGCAGTGGGAAACCGAAAACAGGACATGGTGTAAACAGGGATAGCTGATGATACTGCTTTGATCAACACCTCTTTCCCACCTTTGGATAGAAGCTTTTCCTTCCACCCCGCACATGTCTTCTCAATGCGTTCTCTGAGATAATCAAATGTTTGAGTTTTAGATCTGTAAAAATGAGCAGGTAAACCTAGAAAACGATCATTGACCTCCAAGTTATGAATATTCAGAGAAGAACAAATTTGTTGCTTCAAGATTGGAGAAGTATTGGGACTGAAGATGATAGTTAATTTAGCCAAGTTAACTGATTGCCCACTTGCTCTTGAATAGTTATGCAAAATGGATTGGATTATATTTGCTTGCTCCATAGTTGCTTTTGTGAATAAGATGGAGTCATCTGCGAACTATAAATGCGATATAGATGGGCCATGTCGAGGAGCAGATAACCCTCTAATGGCCGAATTATTTAAAGCATGAGAAAAGCCTTCCGCTACTAAGAGAAAGAGGTAAGGGGATAAAGGGTCTCCCTGTCGAATACCTCTTGTTGGAGTTAGATACCCAAAGCGATGGCCATTAACCTGAAGAGAGAAGGTTACTGAAGAGACACATTGCATAATCCAGGATATCCATTTCTCATGAAAGCCAAAGCAAAAAAGCATGTGTTGTAAAAAAGACCACTCCACACATTCATATGCTTTACTCACATCTAGCTTGATTGCCATTCCCACAGACTTGCcatgtttttttaatttaaggcTATGCATGATCTCATGGCAGATAAGAACATTGTCCGAAATCAGGCGGCCTTTAATGAAGGCATTCTGTTCTGAACCCACAATAAAGTCCATCAAAGGTTGTAGCCTCAAAGTAAGCAATTTAGCAATAATCTTGTAGAAAACATTGCAAAGGCCGATTGGCcgcaaatctttcatggttttaactgACTTGACCTTGGGAATAAGAGAAATAACCGTGTGGTTGGCATTCTTCAACATTCGACCATTATTAAAGAACTCCATAACCCCTTGAAAAATATCCCTACTAATGAGGTTCCAGTATTTCTGAAAGAATAAGGCAGACAACCATCTTCCCCTGGAGCTTTTGATGGGGTTAATGGAAAAAACTGCCTTTGTAACTTCTTCGAATGTGAAAGGGGAAATTAAGGAAGTGTTCATCTCCTCCGAGACCCGTGGAGTAAATCCTGCAGTAATACAATGAAAATCTCTTGGGTTGCAGGATGTGTAAATATTCTGAAAATAACCGGTAACAATCCTTTGAATATCCTCCAGCTTCGATTTCCAAACTCCCTGTTCATCTTCAATCCCCGCTATGAAGTTCCGTTTACATCTCTGGATCACCCTTGTATGAAAGAAAGATGTATTTTTGTCCCCTGATTTCAGCCAGTTGATCCTTGCTTTCTGTTCCCAAtatttctcttcattttttatttcaacaatCAGCTCTTTTTCAATGGCTTTGATGCAAGCTGAATCCCATGTATGCATGTCAACTTTCAAGCTGTCAAGATTCTGTTGAAGAGATTCAATCCGAGCTTTAGAGTTGGATGGGTTCTTCTTACTCCAAGCACTTAAGGCCTGTCTACAAGCTTTCAATTTTGAATATGCATTAAACATAGCAGAGCCTCTAAAGGATGAAGACCAGGCTTGCTCAATGATTCCAAAGGTTTCTGGCTTGGATATCCAACGAGCATCAAAAGAGAATAATTTTTTTGCTTTTGGCATAGATGGAGAGATATTAACCAACAAGGGACGATGATCAGATCCCCTATCCTCTAAATGTTCAACAACTGCACTAGGATAGAGATGAATCCAATTGATTGATGCAAGCGAGCGATCCAGCCTCTCTTGAATATTAAGTGAGCCATCACGATGGTTATTCCAAGTGAAAATGGGACCTCTAAAGCCCAAATCAGTTAGTCCCAGAGAGTTAATGAGAAAACGAAAAGAATCAACAACATTCCAGTTAACAACATTGCCTCCCTTCTTTTCCCAAGAATTCAACACAATTAAAATCACCAACTAATAAGGTAGCTTTACGAAGATTGTGACGATAATCCAAAAGGAACTTAAATTGCTCAAAACGAATGATGTCCAAACAACTAAAATAACAGAAAAGAGCAGACCAAGTTTTATTAATAAGCTAATCAGAAATTGTTACATGCACAAGGAAGGAGGTGTACTTTTCAATAGTAACATTGAGATGATCTCTCCAAGCCACTACTAGCCCTCTTGAACGTCCTATTGGACTaacaatgtaacagcccggacaccgatacccctctgtaacggctccaaactgctcggcgctaggatccagatcggcttaaggccgcctagacccgtagcaagcctgctactgaactctgggtacctgctcaatcccatacatgagccaACTAAACACTAGCTTTGAAAAtcttttctgtaaaactaccaggcttaCCTTGCAAAATCACAGCCTTCAAGGCCGACACCAGTGATCTACTACCACACTCAACCTctatgcactatgtctgaaaacatagaacccactctctcagggtcagcatatcacaggtTAGTCTTGATGTCtgttctgggtcaagggatttaccctttcttccctctcagatgggtcaagggattttataccctttcttccctgatcactggagttttagAAACACAGCATATGTTAAGCCTagcttgacacatttctcatcaagaaacggaaaacaggacacatgcagacactagggattcagcagcatacactgggcaaagcacatactataCTTTCCATCCTCTAGCTTTTCATTAACTCTGTACATACATCATCATATCAGATCCtttatatacatcatgtccactactatactatacaagcatacataagataacataacatctcttgaactcttacattacatatACACCAACTCGTCACATACTTATACATGCCTACATATCAAGCCATATTATGTTGTTACATAACTTCTTCACTTCTCCTTACTTTATCATCTTTGCTTTCTGATAGCTCACTCTGATCACACTTTGGCCCTgtaacactggggttaggggaatggggtgagctataaagcccagtgagtagaaactataaaaacagttcattcattcatttacatgctctcatgaaatgcatcacagcacaaacatatcacatctcggattagacatgactccagaactccctctgtcggtgcccggctccctgAGGAGCTCTCAAAAGCACTACATGCTCTAGTGCCCGGCTTCTACTGCGAAGCTCTCAAAGGTCTTATCTAGGCATAACAGGTCGCGGGCTactggagtcgccttggtccatccctatcaacaataataatgcaatgcaatgcaacattctcgtgatctctaatgcaatacaacatgGTAttacatggcatccatgatgcgtgtctcatgctcatactggCATTATCTTTaaacatttactttaaaacatgcataattagttctactcacctgaagcctctgctcagctaactctgggctatctctaacactggagctaaacacctctcctcaggtccgatcctacataggtagactcacatgaggtgccaaacaactctaacataactctgaaACATCTCTTTTAAACCCCTCTAAAACTTCataagcatgcatggaaaaacatgcaaaggaaggcaaaacagagcaccttcggcggcactttcggcggccgaaagtctcctccagagacgaaactcgggtaggttcggcggcaccttcggcggccgaatgtgcatgacagagccgaaagtccaacttccgGAAGCAaggttaggcagccgaaactacctccttaaggggttcggcggccgaaactcctttcggcggccgaacctgagttcatccagaacccaGATCATGCACCAACACACCTCCCTAAGCCTTCCTAACCCACTTAACATGCATACCACTTCTTAAAACCATGCATAAACCTCGAAAAGAGCTTAAAACACCCTAAACTCTAACACATAACCACATATACACACATAgtgcataaagggtccataaaaccctcccatgcacaaccatgcaacacatgcatatctacccctTTTCCCTTCagaaaacttgcttaaaacactatACAACATagagatcaacccttacctctaCAGTTGGTGTGACCTCAACTTCACAACGTGGAGAACCAAGCTTCAACCTCtaaaaccttgctcaaagctcacaactcttcaaaacaaggataaaactcattaaaaatcatggaagaacttctaaaaaccataaaatcacgTCAAGGAGAacatgagctcaccttgggtgagaagaggaagaaaactcTACTCCTCAACCGACCTAAGGCCCCTTTTATGGCTGGCTTGGTcaaccacattcggcggccaaacatgcaggcaaaaccatgcaacgttcggaagccgaacatgaccttcggaagccaaaaccatgccaccttcggcggccgaacttgaccttcggcggccgaacctgcatttgaCCTCCTTGACCGTTTCTCatttttttagaaaacctttgttAAACCCTTGCTTAACCCTTACCAAAGGGTCCGACATCTgacattccaccggacggtaagaattccgatgcctgaacgagccgggtattacaatctaccccccttataaaaacattcgtccccgaatgttaaaacaacaaacaaacatgcaaagcaagcaagcGAAACCTAAAccttctctccaaagagagacaccgatatgctggagtaagaactcccgagCTCCTGAACTTTAcaggcttctgctgcgctactctgatcctttccCTCTTCCTCCTTCTCTACTCTTTTCTCTTCTGCCCTCTTTTCTACTCTTACTCTTCTTTTCGGCTATACTCGCTACTCTTACTATTCTCTGCTCTCCTTTTCCTCTGTACTAACCTAACCTCTGCTCTAGC encodes:
- the LOC122721791 gene encoding uncharacterized protein LOC122721791, translated to MDKWIEVCNVLSQESDSDSLIQLFAFLLWQIWKDRNAFTFNHISKSAEESVSLAIRNRDDFREATSNPPLPSHQSEMDQQLLVHQSQLSWQPPHLGFVKLNFDAAWDKNSNSGATAVIVRNPFGSVIDWFFE